One genomic region from Pseudomonas hormoni encodes:
- a CDS encoding OpgC family protein has protein sequence MTFERDHRIDFFRGLALIFIFWDHVPHNPLGQITPRNFGFSDAAEIFVFLAGYAAVLAYGKILQRDGYLIACVKILRRAWVLYVVHIFLLAMLMGIVFFANSHVETRDLVEEMGMHHFITNPQQALVDELLLRFKPNLMDPLPLYIVLLAGLPLVLPVLVRKAGAVVAVSLTVYLLAPWFGWNLAAIKDGVWYFNPVVWQLLFVLGGAAATHGQRPRLPETRALQRQPLFISALVYVVITGVITVSWRWPEIHDAVMPGWLSNLLYPISKTDLSPVRLLHFLALAYVTAKLLPDSGWTRNWLAQQCCRMGRYSLEIFCLGVLLAPLADMVNAMTDDAFAMQVFTALVGAGLMALLGAWLEFNKRLTAPVQTVPVN, from the coding sequence ATGACGTTTGAACGCGATCACCGAATCGACTTTTTTCGAGGCCTGGCGCTGATCTTCATCTTCTGGGATCACGTGCCTCACAACCCCCTCGGGCAAATCACCCCGCGCAACTTCGGTTTCAGTGACGCCGCCGAAATCTTCGTATTTCTGGCCGGTTATGCGGCGGTCCTGGCCTACGGCAAAATCCTTCAGCGCGATGGTTACCTGATCGCCTGCGTGAAGATCCTGCGCCGTGCCTGGGTGCTCTACGTGGTGCATATTTTCCTGCTGGCGATGCTGATGGGCATCGTGTTCTTCGCCAACAGCCATGTGGAAACCCGGGATCTGGTGGAGGAAATGGGCATGCACCATTTCATTACCAACCCGCAGCAGGCCTTGGTGGATGAACTGCTGCTGCGCTTCAAACCGAACCTCATGGACCCGCTGCCGTTGTACATCGTGCTGCTGGCCGGATTGCCGCTGGTGTTGCCGGTGCTGGTGCGCAAGGCCGGGGCGGTGGTGGCGGTATCGTTGACGGTGTACCTGTTGGCGCCGTGGTTCGGCTGGAACCTGGCCGCCATCAAGGACGGCGTCTGGTATTTCAACCCGGTCGTCTGGCAACTGTTGTTTGTCCTCGGTGGTGCCGCTGCGACTCACGGGCAGCGGCCACGGTTACCCGAGACTCGTGCGCTGCAGCGTCAGCCATTGTTCATCAGTGCGTTGGTGTATGTGGTCATCACTGGCGTGATTACCGTCTCGTGGCGATGGCCGGAAATTCATGACGCGGTGATGCCGGGCTGGCTGAGCAACCTGTTGTACCCGATCAGCAAGACCGACCTGTCGCCGGTGCGGCTGCTGCACTTCCTGGCGCTGGCGTACGTTACTGCGAAACTGTTGCCGGATAGCGGCTGGACGCGAAACTGGCTGGCGCAGCAATGCTGTCGCATGGGTCGCTACTCGCTGGAAATTTTCTGCCTCGGCGTGTTGTTGGCGCCGCTGGCCGATATGGTCAACGCCATGACCGACGATGCCTTTGCCATGCAGGTATTCACCGCGCTGGTGGGTGCCGGGTTGATGGCGTTGCTGGGGGCGTGGCTGGAGTTCAACAAACGATTGACCGCACCGGTTCAAACAGTACCGGTCAATTGA
- a CDS encoding amino acid permease, with product MPVGNHLPHGETAQGGPLKRELGERHIRLMALGACIGVGLFLGSAKAIEMAGPAIMLSYIIGGLAILVIMRALGEMAVHNPVAGSFSRYAQDYLGPLAGFLTGWNYWFLWLVTCVAEITAVAVYMGVWFPEVPRWIWALAALVSMGSINLIAVKAFGEFEFWFALIKIVTIIAMVVGGVGVIAFGFGNDGVALGISNLWAHGGFMPNGVQGVLMSLQMVMFAYLGVEMIGLTAGEAKNPQKTIPNAIGSVFWRILLFYVGALFVILSIYPWNEIGTQGSPFVMTFERLGIKTAAGIINFVVITAALSSCNGGIFSTGRMLYSLAQNGQAPAGFATTSNNGVPRRALLLSIFALLLGVLLNYLVPEKVFVWVTAIATFGAIWTWVMILLAQLKFRKGLSASERAGLKYKMWLYPVSSYLALAFLVLVVGLMAYFPDTRVALYVGPAFLVLLTLLFYVFKLQPTNVSQGAVRSAS from the coding sequence ATGCCAGTCGGCAATCACCTGCCCCACGGCGAGACCGCTCAAGGCGGCCCGCTTAAACGCGAACTCGGCGAACGGCATATTCGCTTGATGGCGCTCGGTGCCTGTATCGGCGTCGGCCTGTTCCTCGGTTCGGCCAAAGCCATCGAAATGGCCGGCCCGGCCATCATGCTGTCCTACATCATCGGCGGTCTGGCGATCCTGGTGATCATGCGAGCCCTCGGCGAGATGGCGGTGCACAACCCGGTCGCCGGCTCCTTCAGCCGTTACGCCCAGGATTATCTCGGTCCCTTGGCAGGCTTCCTGACCGGCTGGAATTACTGGTTCCTGTGGCTGGTGACCTGCGTCGCGGAAATCACCGCGGTGGCGGTGTACATGGGCGTTTGGTTCCCCGAGGTGCCGCGCTGGATCTGGGCACTGGCCGCGCTGGTCAGCATGGGCTCGATCAACCTGATCGCAGTGAAAGCCTTCGGTGAATTCGAATTCTGGTTCGCCCTGATCAAGATCGTCACCATCATCGCGATGGTGGTTGGCGGCGTCGGAGTGATCGCGTTCGGTTTCGGTAATGACGGCGTGGCACTGGGGATTTCCAATCTCTGGGCGCATGGCGGCTTCATGCCCAACGGCGTGCAAGGTGTGTTGATGTCCCTGCAAATGGTGATGTTCGCTTACCTCGGCGTCGAGATGATCGGCCTGACCGCCGGTGAAGCGAAGAACCCGCAGAAGACCATTCCCAATGCGATCGGCTCGGTGTTCTGGCGGATTCTGCTGTTCTACGTCGGCGCGTTGTTCGTGATTCTGTCGATCTATCCGTGGAACGAAATCGGCACTCAAGGTAGCCCGTTCGTGATGACGTTCGAGCGCCTGGGCATCAAGACTGCCGCTGGCATCATCAACTTCGTGGTAATCACCGCGGCGCTGTCGTCCTGCAACGGTGGCATTTTCAGCACCGGGCGCATGCTCTACAGCCTGGCGCAGAACGGCCAGGCCCCGGCCGGTTTCGCCACGACCTCGAACAATGGCGTGCCGCGTCGTGCGCTGCTGCTGTCGATTTTCGCCTTGCTGCTGGGCGTGCTGCTCAACTACCTGGTGCCTGAGAAAGTCTTCGTCTGGGTGACGGCGATTGCCACCTTCGGCGCGATCTGGACCTGGGTGATGATCCTGCTGGCCCAGCTCAAGTTCCGCAAAGGCCTGAGCGCCAGCGAACGTGCCGGCTTGAAATACAAGATGTGGCTGTACCCGGTCAGCTCGTACCTGGCGCTGGCGTTCCTGGTGCTGGTGGTCGGCTTGATGGCGTACTTCCCGGACACCCGCGTGGCGCTGTATGTAGGCCCGGCGTTCCTGGTGTTGCTGACGTTGTTGTTCTACGTGTTCAAGTTGCAACCGACCAATGTATCGCAAGGTGCGGTGCGCTCGGCTTCGTAA
- a CDS encoding glycosyltransferase family 2 protein gives MKVSLIVPVFNEEQAIVLFYQAVRRELRLGGSEVEIVFINDGSSDGTAEQAKALAQVDDLVLLINFSRNFGKEPALFAGLEYATGDAVIPMDVDLQDPISVIPLLIDEWQKGADVVLAKRRNRGADSYLKRHTASLFYHVLNRISYTRIEENVGDFRLMDRKVVNVIRALPEHQLFMKGVLSWAGFNTAMVEYERAGRVAGASKFNGWKLWNLALEGVTSFSTVPLRLWTYIGGGISIFAVLYAVYMVLDKIFFGNSVPGYPSLMTAILFLGGVQLIGIGILGEYVGRIYIESKHRPRYVVKDIVGGKDRLGL, from the coding sequence GTGAAGGTTTCGCTGATCGTTCCGGTCTTCAACGAAGAGCAGGCAATCGTCCTGTTCTATCAGGCAGTGCGCCGCGAGTTGAGGCTTGGCGGCAGTGAGGTCGAGATCGTGTTCATCAACGATGGCAGTTCCGATGGCACGGCAGAGCAGGCCAAAGCGCTGGCGCAGGTCGATGATCTTGTGCTGCTGATCAACTTTTCGCGCAACTTCGGCAAGGAGCCGGCACTGTTCGCCGGTCTGGAATATGCGACCGGCGACGCAGTGATTCCCATGGATGTCGATCTGCAGGACCCGATCAGCGTCATTCCGCTGTTGATTGACGAATGGCAGAAAGGCGCGGATGTGGTGCTCGCCAAACGCCGCAATCGTGGCGCCGATAGTTACCTGAAACGCCACACTGCATCGCTGTTCTACCATGTGCTGAACCGTATCTCGTACACCCGGATAGAGGAAAACGTTGGCGATTTCCGGTTGATGGATCGCAAGGTGGTCAACGTGATCCGCGCACTGCCCGAGCACCAGTTGTTCATGAAGGGCGTGCTGTCGTGGGCCGGGTTCAACACGGCGATGGTCGAATACGAGCGAGCCGGGCGGGTGGCCGGTGCCAGCAAGTTCAATGGCTGGAAACTCTGGAACCTGGCCCTCGAAGGCGTGACGTCGTTCAGCACCGTGCCGTTGCGCCTGTGGACGTACATCGGCGGCGGCATTTCGATTTTCGCGGTGCTTTACGCGGTATACATGGTCCTGGACAAGATTTTCTTCGGCAACAGCGTCCCCGGTTACCCGTCGTTGATGACCGCCATTCTGTTTCTCGGCGGTGTGCAGCTGATCGGTATCGGCATCCTTGGTGAGTACGTCGGGCGGATCTACATCGAATCAAAGCATCGGCCGCGCTATGTGGTGAAAGACATCGTCGGCGGCAAAGACCGGCTCGGGCTTTAG
- a CDS encoding REP-associated tyrosine transposase, which yields MQPRPNSHLLRQGRFSERGRAYLITAVVHQRHQVFTDWQLGRLLVAELRRAHEQEWVNSIAWVVMPDHFHWLVQLEQCDLAQLMQSIKSRSTLTINQALRREGAFWQTGYHDRAIRDGEELLPFARYIVANPLRAGLVDKIGDYPLWDACWL from the coding sequence ATGCAGCCACGACCAAACTCACACTTGCTCCGTCAGGGACGCTTTTCAGAGCGAGGCCGGGCCTATCTCATAACGGCGGTTGTGCATCAGCGCCACCAGGTCTTCACCGATTGGCAATTGGGTCGTTTGTTGGTCGCTGAACTGAGGCGAGCCCATGAACAAGAATGGGTCAACTCGATTGCCTGGGTAGTCATGCCGGACCACTTCCATTGGCTGGTGCAACTTGAGCAATGCGACTTGGCGCAGCTCATGCAATCGATCAAATCTCGTAGCACACTCACTATCAACCAAGCGCTGCGCCGCGAAGGTGCTTTCTGGCAAACCGGCTACCACGACCGGGCAATCCGTGATGGCGAAGAGCTCCTGCCATTTGCTCGCTACATCGTTGCCAACCCATTGCGCGCGGGACTGGTAGACAAAATCGGCGATTACCCCCTCTGGGATGCTTGTTGGCTCTAA
- a CDS encoding transglycosylase domain-containing protein, whose product MGALWQTDSSKTVVPTERVDEAPLPEKPRRSRTKHGWGAFWLLLLIIAIVVGLAAAKEMRTSKLQSREISKFAATLKYDLQPGPSDAIRYPGAGPFDLRLGYSSLGEFLPRLLKRDYVISAQTRFSKALMDYSDNGLFVPYPEKIQAGLLITDCRAAPLYQYKYPQQLYSSFDVIPPVVVNSLLFIENRFLLDPRQPRANPAVDWPRFGMAAWSQVAKWLHMPGQSAGGSTLATQLEKYRHSPDGLTVSGGEKIRQMISATVRAYQGGPDTLEARQNVVRDYLNSVPLSAVPGHGEVHGMAEGLRVWYGADFNKANETLASTATDPQSLAAKGLALREILSLMIAQRRPSHYLTKGRDELADLTDSHIRLLAQNNVIDAPFAAAALASKVTYRDWQTQPTIQPIETNKGISVARSRLGGLLNRPLYDLDRLDLSATTTLQGDLQTQATEYLKHLADPAFAAQIGLMGERLLTPTSTTQVRYSFTLFELTPDGSRVRVQTDSTDQPFDINEGSKLELGSTAKMRVLTTYLQIIAELHDKYADMTVPELKKVDVPDQDRLSRWAVDYLIENKDRNLPAMLGAALDRKYSASPGEAFFTGGGLHTFVNFRKEDNGRIPTLRDALRESINLPFIRLMRDLVRYTTYSGPNNSAALLGDDRDPRRQEYLAEFADREGTSFLLKFWKKYKNKDTQARLETFLDSMRPTPIRIAAVHRYLLPQASQESFNAFVRAHLTGVKLTEKLTDERLQRLYENYAPGIYDLPDQGFIAKVHPLDLWLMGYLLNNPDAKWSQIVKASQFERQEVYSWLFKSRHKGARDSRIRTMLEIEAFLDIHARWQKVGYPFDHLVPSLATAIGSSGDRPAALGELIGTILNDGVRMPTLRIDTLHFAANTPYETKLINDPDAGKRVMPSEVAAAMREALSQVVDAGTAKRVSGSFITPDGKPLAMGGKTGTGDNRIEAIGSGGRILSSKSINRTATFVFYIGDTHFGTLTAFVPGRTAEAFKFTSALPVQVLKGMAPILTPYLQPGSHTMCLPVQVAKQ is encoded by the coding sequence ATGGGTGCTTTGTGGCAAACCGATTCGAGCAAAACTGTGGTTCCGACTGAACGTGTGGATGAAGCGCCTTTACCTGAAAAACCTCGCCGTAGTCGCACGAAACACGGCTGGGGTGCCTTCTGGTTGTTGCTGTTGATTATCGCGATTGTCGTGGGTCTGGCTGCCGCCAAGGAAATGCGTACCTCGAAGCTTCAATCCCGGGAAATCAGCAAATTTGCCGCGACCCTGAAATATGATTTACAACCCGGCCCCAGCGACGCCATTCGCTACCCCGGCGCCGGGCCGTTCGATTTGCGTCTGGGCTACAGTTCGCTGGGTGAGTTCCTGCCGAGGTTGCTCAAGCGTGATTACGTCATCTCGGCCCAGACCCGATTTTCCAAGGCGCTGATGGACTACAGCGACAACGGTCTTTTCGTGCCCTATCCGGAGAAAATCCAGGCCGGTTTGCTGATCACCGATTGCCGGGCGGCACCGTTGTATCAGTACAAATATCCACAACAACTCTATTCAAGCTTTGATGTGATCCCGCCCGTGGTGGTCAACAGTTTGCTGTTCATCGAAAACCGCTTCCTGCTCGACCCTCGTCAACCCCGGGCCAACCCTGCCGTGGATTGGCCACGGTTCGGCATGGCCGCGTGGTCGCAGGTTGCCAAGTGGCTGCACATGCCCGGCCAGTCGGCGGGCGGCAGTACCCTGGCGACGCAACTCGAAAAGTACCGTCACTCACCGGATGGCTTGACCGTGTCGGGCGGGGAAAAAATCCGCCAGATGATTTCTGCCACCGTGCGCGCCTATCAGGGCGGGCCGGACACCCTGGAAGCCCGGCAGAACGTGGTGCGCGACTACCTCAACAGCGTGCCCCTGTCGGCGGTCCCTGGCCACGGTGAAGTGCACGGCATGGCCGAAGGTTTGCGCGTCTGGTACGGCGCCGATTTCAACAAGGCCAACGAGACGCTGGCCAGCACCGCCACGGACCCGCAAAGCCTGGCCGCCAAAGGCCTGGCCCTGCGTGAAATACTCTCGTTGATGATCGCTCAGCGCCGTCCTTCCCACTACCTGACCAAGGGCCGTGATGAATTGGCTGATCTCACCGACAGCCACATTCGCCTGCTGGCACAGAACAACGTGATTGATGCGCCGTTTGCGGCGGCCGCACTGGCCAGCAAAGTGACCTACCGTGACTGGCAGACCCAGCCGACCATTCAACCGATCGAAACCAACAAAGGCATCAGCGTGGCGCGCAGTCGCCTGGGTGGCTTGCTCAATCGGCCGCTGTACGACCTCGACCGCCTCGATCTGTCGGCCACCACCACCCTGCAAGGCGACCTGCAAACCCAGGCCACCGAATACCTCAAGCATTTGGCCGACCCGGCGTTTGCCGCGCAAATCGGCCTGATGGGCGAACGCCTGCTCACGCCCACCAGCACCACGCAAGTGCGCTACAGCTTCACGCTGTTCGAACTGACCCCGGACGGCTCGCGGGTGCGGGTGCAGACCGACAGCACCGACCAGCCGTTCGACATCAACGAAGGCAGCAAGCTGGAATTGGGCTCCACCGCGAAAATGCGCGTGCTGACGACTTATCTGCAAATCATCGCCGAGCTGCACGACAAGTACGCCGACATGACCGTACCGGAATTGAAGAAAGTCGATGTCCCGGATCAGGATCGCCTGAGCCGCTGGGCCGTCGATTACCTGATCGAGAACAAGGACCGCAACCTGCCGGCCATGCTCGGCGCCGCGCTGGACCGCAAATATTCCGCCAGCCCCGGCGAAGCCTTTTTCACCGGCGGCGGGCTGCACACCTTCGTCAACTTCCGCAAGGAAGACAACGGCCGCATACCGACCCTGCGCGATGCCCTGCGCGAGTCGATCAACCTGCCGTTCATTCGGCTGATGCGTGATCTGGTGCGCTATACCACCTACTCCGGCCCCAACAACAGCGCTGCACTGCTCGGGGACGACCGCGATCCCCGGCGCCAGGAATACCTGGCCGAGTTCGCCGACCGCGAGGGCACTTCGTTCCTGCTCAAGTTCTGGAAAAAGTACAAGAACAAGGACACCCAGGCACGCCTCGAAACGTTCCTCGACAGCATGCGCCCGACGCCGATTCGCATCGCCGCCGTGCATCGTTATCTGCTGCCGCAGGCCAGCCAGGAAAGCTTCAACGCCTTTGTGCGCGCGCACCTCACAGGCGTCAAACTCACCGAAAAACTCACGGATGAACGCCTCCAGCGGCTCTACGAAAATTACGCCCCCGGCATCTACGACTTGCCGGATCAGGGCTTCATCGCCAAGGTGCACCCGCTGGACTTGTGGCTGATGGGTTACCTGCTGAACAACCCGGATGCCAAGTGGAGCCAGATCGTCAAAGCCAGTCAGTTCGAGCGTCAGGAAGTCTACAGCTGGCTGTTCAAGAGTCGTCACAAGGGCGCCCGCGACAGCCGTATCCGCACCATGCTGGAGATCGAGGCATTTCTCGACATTCACGCGCGCTGGCAGAAAGTCGGCTACCCGTTCGATCACCTGGTGCCATCGCTGGCCACCGCCATCGGCAGTTCCGGCGACCGTCCGGCGGCGCTGGGCGAATTGATCGGCACCATCCTCAACGATGGCGTGCGCATGCCGACATTGCGCATCGACACCCTGCACTTCGCGGCGAATACACCGTACGAAACCAAACTGATCAATGATCCGGACGCCGGCAAACGGGTCATGCCATCAGAGGTGGCCGCGGCCATGCGCGAGGCCCTGTCGCAAGTGGTGGATGCCGGTACGGCGAAACGTGTGTCCGGCAGTTTCATCACGCCCGATGGCAAACCATTGGCCATGGGCGGCAAGACCGGGACCGGGGATAACCGCATCGAAGCCATCGGTTCCGGCGGACGGATTCTGAGCTCGAAGTCGATCAACCGCACGGCCACCTTTGTGTTTTATATCGGTGATACCCACTTCGGTACGTTGACCGCATTCGTGCCGGGGCGCACGGCCGAAGCGTTCAAGTTCACCTCGGCGCTACCGGTGCAAGTGCTCAAGGGCATGGCGCCGATTCTCACGCCGTACTTGCAGCCGGGTAGTCACACGATGTGTCTGCCGGTCCAGGTGGCAAAGCAGTGA
- a CDS encoding glucosyltransferase domain-containing protein — translation MGRFSDFLGKELGPRQVWLFFLLATLLYVVPLILADYPYIDDNWRSLSAGMAWAEQGRWFTQLFYNLLTFGNAAPNIFPLPLLIATLAMASALTRLTFHYSPQPTIACCLVPLPLWYNPFFLQNLSYQYDGPAMALSLVAVIYAITFRHPSRSRQWLVPALLIALALGLYQISLNVFLGLCCLELLRGVNDRLGWPQLCGLIGWKLAQVTMGWLMYCVSAVAFMSQDRALLLNWAAAPLLQLHVNIGRVLEKVVLLFHGGFAWVFAALLLCAIAGAVQVGLKVRARQDSGLKKGLIGLLCLLTLPVVTLLVSGVALFFRDFNEGARTLMGFAVLLVLLFYLSHLALAQIHKRLPLLLLLPLLAMLSLSFAYGRVLTVQKAFTTSALLSLEHDIATHRQLREAKRIYMSVTYSDHWLLGAAGSFKQMPVLHYLLNIDFFMLAENLPKVGITNVVAEKERRNATRVGYLGYPALLERQYYRIYLLGDYGFIVMKEPAPIKALRW, via the coding sequence ATGGGCCGGTTCAGTGATTTTCTCGGTAAAGAACTCGGGCCGCGCCAGGTCTGGCTGTTTTTTCTGCTCGCGACGTTGCTGTATGTCGTGCCGCTGATCCTCGCGGACTACCCGTACATCGATGACAACTGGCGTTCGCTGTCGGCCGGCATGGCGTGGGCGGAACAGGGTCGCTGGTTTACCCAGCTGTTCTACAACCTGCTGACGTTCGGCAACGCCGCGCCGAACATCTTTCCATTGCCCCTGTTGATCGCCACGCTGGCCATGGCCTCGGCACTGACCCGGCTGACGTTTCATTACTCTCCACAACCGACGATTGCCTGTTGCCTGGTGCCGCTGCCACTTTGGTACAACCCGTTTTTTCTGCAGAACCTGTCCTATCAATATGACGGTCCCGCCATGGCGTTGAGCCTGGTGGCGGTGATCTATGCGATCACTTTTCGTCACCCCTCGCGCAGTCGGCAATGGCTAGTGCCGGCGTTGCTGATTGCACTGGCGCTGGGGCTGTATCAGATCAGCCTGAATGTGTTTCTGGGCTTGTGTTGCCTGGAACTGCTCAGGGGCGTGAATGACCGATTGGGCTGGCCGCAACTGTGCGGGTTGATCGGCTGGAAACTGGCGCAGGTCACCATGGGCTGGCTGATGTACTGCGTCAGTGCCGTGGCGTTCATGAGTCAGGATCGCGCGTTGTTATTGAACTGGGCCGCCGCGCCGCTGCTGCAGCTGCACGTCAACATCGGCAGAGTGCTGGAAAAAGTCGTGCTGCTGTTTCACGGCGGATTCGCCTGGGTGTTCGCCGCGTTGTTGCTCTGCGCGATTGCCGGTGCTGTTCAGGTGGGACTGAAGGTGCGAGCGCGTCAGGACAGCGGACTCAAGAAAGGCCTGATCGGCCTGCTGTGTTTGCTGACCTTGCCGGTCGTGACGCTCTTGGTGTCGGGCGTCGCGCTGTTTTTCCGTGACTTCAACGAAGGCGCCCGGACCTTGATGGGTTTCGCCGTGCTGCTGGTGCTGTTGTTCTACTTGAGCCACTTGGCACTGGCGCAGATCCATAAACGGCTGCCGTTGTTGCTGTTGCTGCCATTGCTGGCGATGTTGTCGTTGTCGTTCGCTTACGGCCGGGTGCTGACGGTGCAGAAAGCCTTCACTACCAGTGCGCTGTTGAGCCTTGAACACGACATTGCGACGCATCGACAACTGCGTGAGGCCAAGCGGATTTACATGTCGGTGACGTACTCCGATCACTGGTTGCTGGGTGCCGCAGGTTCGTTCAAGCAGATGCCGGTGTTGCACTATCTGCTGAACATCGACTTTTTCATGCTGGCCGAGAACCTGCCGAAAGTGGGCATCACCAACGTCGTCGCGGAGAAGGAGCGTCGCAATGCGACGCGGGTGGGATATCTTGGATATCCGGCGCTGCTGGAGCGCCAG